In the genome of Buchnera aphidicola (Artemisaphis artemisicola), one region contains:
- a CDS encoding valine--tRNA ligase yields the protein MEKIYNPKHIEEFFYSFWEKNGYFKPDNTKQETFCIMMPPPNITGSLHMGHAFQQTIMDILIRYHRMQGKNTFWQVGTDHAGIATQILVENKIFLEENKTKKNFNRNDFVKKIWKWKKESNSIITKQMRRLGISVDWDHEKFTLDPGISIAVREAFILLYKKNFIYQKKRLVHWDSKLETVISDLEVDHRLIKGKKWFIRYPIIQKNSVLDDKIQYLVISTTRPETLFGDTAIAIHPENHKYNSFIGQYVKCPIINRVIPIIKDKYADIEKGTGCVKITPAHDFNDYKVGFSHKLPMINIFTFDGRIKSVAEVYDYQGNASTEHSTFIPYQFQKLDILSARIKVIEKLKKLGLLEKVEECNIVIPCSDRSGSIIQPMITNQWYLQTSKLAQVALKAVKDKKINFIPQQYETMYSSWMKNIEDWCISRQLWWGHRIPIWYDDDKNIYVGHNEEEIRKEYSLSNNIHLKQENDVLDTWFSSGLWTFSTLGWPKKTEFLKLFHPTNVLVSGFDIIFFWISRMIMLTMYFIKDKRGLSQVPFKNVYITGLIRDEDGKKMSKSKGNVIDPIDMIDGISLNKLIEKRTNNLLQSKLHDKIIQRTTKQFPKGIESTGTDALRFTFSALASSTRDIQWDMSRLKGYRNFCNKLWNASRFVILNIKNHSFLNFCVKDSMSLINKWILIEFNNTVKLYRKSLDTYRFDVAANVLYDFVWNVFCDWYLEFVKIIIKQGSSKEEYFTKNILIYILESLLRLAHPIIPFITEAIWQRVKLIRNITDKTIMLQLFPEYNDELYDKKVLYNMNFIQKIVVFLRNIRVNMNINATKLIPLFLYNLTIEQEKIIKENSLLLKKISFLDNIIILFEKYDRDLCVQEIIDGVEVVVPILKLVDKEIELQRLIKEEKKIKLNILKIQKKVLNKKFLEYAPKNIVIEQKDNLSKLNEIYKKISKKIKFFKNLTH from the coding sequence ATGGAAAAAATTTATAATCCTAAACATATTGAAGAATTTTTTTATAGTTTTTGGGAAAAAAATGGATATTTTAAACCTGATAATACTAAGCAAGAAACTTTTTGCATTATGATGCCACCTCCAAATATTACAGGTAGTTTGCATATGGGACATGCTTTTCAACAGACAATTATGGATATTTTAATTCGTTATCACAGAATGCAAGGAAAAAATACATTTTGGCAAGTAGGAACAGATCATGCTGGAATAGCAACACAAATATTAGTTGAAAACAAAATATTTTTAGAAGAAAATAAAACTAAAAAAAATTTTAATAGAAATGATTTTGTAAAAAAAATTTGGAAATGGAAAAAAGAATCTAATAGTATTATTACTAAGCAAATGAGACGTTTAGGGATTTCTGTTGATTGGGATCATGAAAAATTTACTTTAGATCCTGGTATCTCTATAGCTGTTAGAGAAGCCTTTATTTTATTATATAAAAAAAATTTTATTTATCAAAAAAAAAGATTAGTGCACTGGGACTCAAAATTAGAAACTGTAATTTCAGATTTAGAAGTAGATCATCGTTTAATAAAAGGAAAAAAGTGGTTTATTCGATATCCAATTATTCAAAAAAATTCTGTTTTAGATGATAAAATACAATATTTAGTGATTTCAACAACAAGACCTGAAACCTTGTTTGGAGATACAGCTATTGCTATTCATCCTGAAAACCATAAATACAATAGTTTTATTGGTCAATATGTAAAATGTCCTATAATTAATAGAGTTATTCCTATTATTAAAGATAAATATGCAGATATAGAAAAAGGAACAGGTTGTGTAAAAATTACACCAGCACATGATTTTAATGATTATAAAGTAGGATTTAGTCATAAATTGCCAATGATTAATATTTTTACTTTTGATGGACGAATAAAATCTGTTGCTGAAGTTTATGATTATCAAGGTAATGCATCCACAGAACATAGTACATTTATTCCCTATCAATTTCAAAAATTAGACATTTTATCTGCACGTATTAAAGTTATTGAAAAATTAAAAAAATTAGGACTTTTAGAAAAAGTTGAAGAATGTAATATTGTCATTCCTTGTAGTGATAGAAGTGGTTCTATAATTCAACCAATGATAACTAATCAATGGTACTTACAAACATCTAAATTAGCACAAGTTGCTTTAAAAGCTGTTAAAGATAAAAAAATAAATTTTATACCCCAACAATATGAAACCATGTACTCATCTTGGATGAAAAATATTGAAGATTGGTGTATTTCTCGCCAGTTATGGTGGGGACACCGTATTCCAATTTGGTACGATGATGATAAAAATATATATGTTGGACATAATGAAGAAGAAATACGCAAAGAATATTCTTTATCAAATAATATTCATCTAAAACAAGAAAATGATGTTTTAGATACTTGGTTTTCTTCTGGATTATGGACTTTTTCTACTTTAGGATGGCCTAAAAAAACTGAATTTTTAAAATTATTTCATCCTACTAATGTTTTAGTTAGTGGTTTTGATATTATTTTTTTTTGGATCTCTAGAATGATTATGTTAACAATGTACTTTATTAAAGATAAACGAGGATTATCTCAAGTTCCTTTTAAAAATGTATATATAACAGGTTTAATTCGAGATGAAGATGGAAAAAAAATGTCTAAATCGAAAGGCAACGTAATTGATCCTATTGATATGATAGATGGCATCTCATTGAATAAATTAATTGAAAAAAGAACGAATAATCTATTACAATCTAAATTGCATGATAAAATCATACAACGTACTACAAAACAATTTCCTAAAGGAATTGAATCAACTGGTACGGATGCACTGCGTTTTACTTTTTCTGCTTTAGCATCAAGTACTCGTGATATACAATGGGATATGAGCAGATTAAAAGGATATCGTAATTTTTGTAATAAACTTTGGAATGCTAGTAGATTTGTCATTTTAAATATAAAGAATCATAGTTTTTTAAATTTTTGCGTAAAAGATAGTATGTCATTAATAAATAAATGGATTTTAATAGAATTCAATAATACAGTTAAATTATATCGAAAATCTTTAGATACTTATCGTTTTGACGTTGCTGCTAATGTTTTATATGATTTTGTTTGGAATGTATTTTGTGATTGGTATTTAGAATTTGTAAAAATAATAATTAAACAAGGTTCTTCTAAAGAAGAATATTTTACTAAAAATATTTTAATATATATTCTTGAATCACTTTTAAGATTAGCGCATCCTATTATTCCATTTATTACTGAAGCAATTTGGCAGCGTGTAAAATTAATTCGAAATATTACAGATAAAACAATTATGTTGCAATTATTTCCAGAGTATAATGATGAATTGTACGATAAAAAAGTTTTATACAATATGAATTTTATACAAAAAATTGTTGTTTTTTTAAGAAATATTAGAGTTAACATGAATATTAATGCAACTAAATTAATACCATTATTTTTATATAATCTTACTATTGAACAAGAAAAAATTATTAAAGAAAATTCTTTATTACTCAAAAAAATATCTTTTTTAGATAATATTATTATACTATTTGAAAAATATGATAGAGATTTATGTGTTCAAGAAATAATTG
- a CDS encoding leucyl aminopeptidase, giving the protein MNFFIKNCSLDKEKTDCIVVGIFNFYQLSVSAKHLDKCSNGYIKNIIKLGDIKGEIGETLMLYNVPQIFSKRILLIGCGDKNNINILIFKKILKNTINILKKISVKNIICSLIDINISDQYNIYWLIRVTVLAIRENLYKIIKINKKDSNHLNLNLITLNILKENDFFIAQTSLKHALAIDRGISYAKNLSNLPPNICNPLYLSHQAQKIFKKYKKNITVDIIDFIEMKNLKMNAYLAVGDGAKNKPFMSVIKYSGNNIINKKVIALVGKGLTFDSGGISIKPSLNMDEMKYDMCGAAAVYGILIMAAELQLPLTIIGIIASCENMIGSNSFRPGDVLTTMSGRTVEVLNTDAEGRLVLSDALTYVERFSPNIVIDIATLTGACVTALGESVSGLFTNSEDLAKELNRASQQTDDKIWRLPLFLEYQKQLSSDIADLSNIGKGKAGAITAAFFLSYFTRKYNWAHLDIAGTAWKSGKNKGATGRPVELLSQFLLNQSNYTYS; this is encoded by the coding sequence ATGAATTTTTTTATAAAGAATTGTTCTTTAGATAAAGAAAAAACTGATTGTATAGTAGTGGGTATTTTTAATTTTTATCAACTTTCTGTTTCTGCCAAACACTTAGATAAATGCAGTAATGGGTATATCAAAAATATAATAAAATTAGGAGACATAAAAGGGGAAATAGGAGAGACACTTATGTTATATAACGTTCCTCAAATTTTTTCTAAAAGAATATTGTTAATAGGTTGTGGTGATAAAAATAATATAAATATATTGATATTTAAAAAAATACTAAAAAATACAATAAATATTTTAAAAAAAATTTCTGTAAAAAATATTATTTGTTCTTTGATTGATATAAATATTAGCGATCAATACAACATATATTGGCTGATTAGAGTGACTGTTCTTGCTATAAGGGAAAATCTTTATAAAATTATAAAAATAAATAAAAAAGATAGCAATCATTTAAATTTAAATTTAATTACATTAAATATTTTAAAAGAAAATGATTTTTTTATCGCTCAAACATCTTTAAAACATGCATTAGCAATTGATCGTGGAATTTCTTATGCAAAAAATCTTAGCAATTTACCTCCTAATATTTGTAATCCTTTGTATTTATCCCATCAAGCTCAAAAAATTTTTAAAAAATATAAAAAAAATATTACTGTCGATATTATTGATTTTATAGAAATGAAAAATTTAAAAATGAATGCTTATCTAGCAGTTGGAGATGGTGCAAAAAATAAACCATTTATGTCTGTAATAAAATATTCTGGTAATAATATAATTAATAAAAAAGTAATTGCCTTAGTAGGAAAAGGTTTAACTTTTGATTCTGGAGGAATATCTATAAAACCTTCTTTAAATATGGATGAAATGAAATATGATATGTGTGGTGCTGCAGCAGTATATGGTATTTTAATTATGGCTGCTGAATTACAGCTACCTTTAACAATAATAGGAATCATAGCTAGTTGTGAAAATATGATTGGAAGTAATTCTTTTAGACCAGGAGATGTTTTAACTACTATGTCTGGTCGAACAGTGGAAGTATTGAATACTGATGCTGAAGGACGTTTGGTATTATCTGATGCTTTAACATATGTAGAACGTTTTTCTCCAAATATAGTTATTGATATTGCAACATTAACTGGAGCATGTGTTACAGCATTAGGAGAATCTGTAAGTGGTCTCTTTACTAATAGTGAAGATCTTGCAAAAGAATTAAATCGAGCTTCTCAGCAAACAGATGATAAAATATGGCGTTTGCCATTATTTTTAGAATATCAAAAACAACTTAGTTCTGATATTGCAGATTTATCTAATATTGGAAAAGGAAAAGCTGGTGCTATAACTGCTGCGTTTTTTCTTTCTTATTTTACACGGAAATATAATTGGGCGCATTTAGATATTGCTGGAACTGCATGGAAATCTGGTAAAAATAAAGGAGCAACAGGTCGTCCTGTCGAACTTTTATCTCAATTTTTATTAAATCAATCAAACTATACTTATTCTTAA
- the argF gene encoding ornithine carbamoyltransferase has product MNNLYKRDCLRLLDFTSLEINNIILLAEKLKKDKKNNKEIPLLKTKNIALIFEKESTRTRCSFEVAAFDQGANVTYLGPGSTHLGVKESIEDTAKILGRLYDGIQYRGHDHKIIEILSKYSKAPVWNGLTEKFHPTQLLADLLTIKENFPEKKFCNIKCAYVGDAHNNIGNSFLEAALLVGLDLRLVAPKECWPEKKLFKFCQEEAKKKKRNIICTENVAEGVKNVDFIYTDVWVSMGERKEIWEKRIKLLRPYQVNRNMLNMTYNSQVKILHCLPALHDQKTDMGKSILKKYGFQNGMEITDDIFKENQKIIFEQAENRLHTIKALLVSSLLKKNNL; this is encoded by the coding sequence ATGAATAATCTTTATAAACGTGATTGTTTGAGACTTTTAGATTTTACTTCTTTAGAAATCAATAATATTATATTATTAGCTGAAAAACTAAAAAAAGATAAAAAAAATAATAAAGAAATTCCATTGCTTAAAACAAAAAATATTGCTTTAATTTTTGAAAAAGAATCAACTCGTACTAGATGTTCATTTGAAGTTGCTGCTTTTGATCAAGGTGCTAATGTTACATATCTTGGACCAGGAAGTACTCATCTCGGAGTAAAAGAATCAATAGAAGATACTGCCAAAATACTTGGACGTTTATATGATGGAATTCAATATCGAGGTCATGATCATAAAATAATAGAAATTTTATCAAAATACTCAAAAGCACCTGTATGGAACGGTTTAACTGAAAAATTTCATCCGACACAATTACTTGCTGATTTATTAACTATAAAAGAAAATTTCCCAGAAAAAAAATTTTGTAACATAAAATGTGCTTATGTTGGAGATGCACATAATAATATAGGTAACAGTTTCTTAGAAGCAGCATTATTAGTTGGATTAGATCTACGCTTAGTTGCTCCTAAAGAATGTTGGCCAGAAAAAAAATTATTTAAATTTTGCCAAGAAGAAGCTAAGAAGAAAAAAAGAAATATAATATGCACTGAGAATGTTGCAGAAGGTGTAAAAAATGTAGATTTTATATATACTGACGTATGGGTATCTATGGGAGAACGCAAAGAAATATGGGAAAAAAGAATTAAATTATTAAGACCTTATCAAGTTAATCGCAATATGTTAAATATGACTTATAATTCTCAAGTGAAAATCTTACATTGCCTGCCAGCATTACATGATCAAAAAACTGACATGGGAAAATCGATACTAAAAAAATATGGTTTTCAAAACGGAATGGAAATAACAGATGATATCTTTAAAGAAAATCAAAAAATTATTTTTGAACAGGCAGAAAATCGATTACATACTATAAAAGCTCTTCTTGTATCTAGTCTTTTAAAAAAAAATAATTTATAA
- the pyrB gene encoding aspartate carbamoyltransferase, producing the protein MRNSLYKKSIISINDLKRKELELVLNKSFSLKKKPEPNLLKNKIIASCFFEASTRTRLSFETAIYRLGATMVGFSDGNNISLKKKGETLADTISVISSYVDGIIIRHPQEGSARLAVEFSNKIPIFNAGDGANQHPTQTLLDLFTIQETQNRLTHLNIAMVGDLKYGRTVHSLTQALAKFNNNKFFFISPDALIMPNHINDMLDKKEIYWKRYKNIEEVISEIDILYMTRIQKERLDSTEYTNEKSKFVLHTQTLKNARDNLKILHPLPRIDEIDRDVDNTPYAWYFKQAANGIYARQAILSLVLIEQHS; encoded by the coding sequence TTGAGAAATTCTCTATATAAAAAAAGTATAATTTCAATTAATGATCTAAAACGTAAAGAATTAGAATTAGTTTTAAATAAATCATTTTCTCTTAAAAAAAAACCTGAACCTAATTTATTAAAAAATAAAATTATTGCAAGTTGTTTTTTTGAAGCTTCCACTCGTACTCGTCTATCATTTGAAACTGCAATTTATAGATTAGGAGCTACAATGGTAGGTTTTTCAGATGGTAATAATATTTCTTTAAAAAAAAAAGGAGAAACATTAGCTGATACAATTTCAGTTATTAGTTCTTATGTAGACGGAATTATTATTCGACATCCTCAAGAAGGATCTGCACGATTAGCTGTAGAGTTTTCTAATAAAATACCTATTTTTAATGCAGGAGATGGAGCTAATCAACATCCAACACAAACTCTCTTAGATCTTTTTACTATTCAAGAAACTCAAAATAGACTAACGCATTTAAATATTGCCATGGTAGGAGATCTTAAATATGGAAGAACTGTTCATTCACTAACACAAGCATTAGCTAAATTTAACAATAATAAATTTTTTTTCATCTCACCTGATGCTTTAATAATGCCGAATCATATTAATGATATGCTTGATAAAAAAGAAATTTATTGGAAAAGATACAAAAATATTGAAGAAGTAATTTCTGAAATAGATATTTTATATATGACTCGTATTCAAAAAGAAAGATTAGACTCTACTGAATATACAAATGAAAAATCAAAATTTGTATTACATACTCAAACTTTAAAAAATGCACGTGATAATTTAAAAATATTACATCCTCTTCCTCGCATAGATGAAATAGATCGTGATGTCGATAATACACCTTATGCATGGTATTTTAAACAAGCTGCCAATGGGATTTATGCACGTCAAGCAATTTTATCTTTAGTATTAATAGAACAACACTCATGA
- the pyrI gene encoding aspartate carbamoyltransferase regulatory subunit — protein sequence MQINKLQVEAIRSGSVIDHIPANIGFKLLSLFRFTETEKRITIGLNLPSKKLGKKDIIKIENTFLSDDQINQLAIYSPYATVNYINEYNLVEKIFPTLPETINRILICPNSNCVSNHNFITSSFIFKKDKFENIHLKCQYCEKEFSKNIVLSYQ from the coding sequence ATGCAAATAAATAAACTTCAAGTAGAAGCAATTAGATCTGGCAGTGTAATTGATCATATTCCTGCAAATATCGGTTTTAAACTACTATCTTTATTTAGATTTACTGAAACAGAAAAACGCATTACTATAGGTTTAAATTTACCTTCTAAAAAATTAGGGAAAAAAGATATCATAAAAATTGAAAATACTTTTTTAAGCGATGATCAAATTAATCAATTAGCAATTTATTCTCCATATGCTACTGTAAATTATATTAATGAATACAATCTAGTAGAAAAGATTTTTCCGACTTTGCCAGAAACAATTAATCGTATTTTAATTTGTCCAAATAGTAATTGTGTTAGTAATCATAATTTTATAACATCTAGTTTTATCTTTAAAAAAGATAAATTTGAAAATATACATTTAAAATGTCAGTATTGTGAAAAAGAATTTTCCAAAAATATAGTTTTGTCATATCAATAA
- a CDS encoding Rid family detoxifying hydrolase — MKDIIQTANAPKPIGPYSQAIKIDNFIMLSGQIPIDVISNHIPENIGEQTYLVLMNIKSILIHQQFQIKDIVKTTIFTTDLKKIDIINEIYKKFFIQNQSEFPARSCVEVQALPKNVKIEIEAIAFKKL, encoded by the coding sequence ATGAAGGATATAATTCAAACAGCAAATGCTCCTAAACCTATTGGACCTTATTCGCAAGCAATTAAAATTGATAATTTTATCATGTTATCAGGACAAATACCTATTGACGTTATATCTAATCATATACCTGAAAATATTGGCGAACAAACCTATCTAGTTCTTATGAACATTAAATCTATTTTAATACATCAACAATTCCAAATAAAAGATATTGTTAAAACAACAATTTTTACTACTGATTTAAAAAAAATTGATATTATTAATGAAATTTATAAAAAATTTTTTATACAAAATCAATCTGAATTTCCTGCTCGATCTTGTGTTGAAGTTCAAGCATTACCTAAAAACGTAAAAATAGAAATTGAAGCAATAGCATTTAAAAAATTATAA
- a CDS encoding DEAD/DEAH family ATP-dependent RNA helicase encodes MTHIESTFSFLGLNPFIIQSLTEMGYVKPSPIQLSCIPLLLEGRDVLGMAQTGSGKTAAFALPLLHNLKVNLKAPQILVLAPTRELAVQVAEAFSDFSKHMIGIHVLPLYGGQRYELQLRALRQGPQIVVGTPGRLLDHLKRGTLDLSNLHGLVLDEADEMLRMGFIEDVETIMTKIPKEHQTALFSATMPEAIRRISKRFMKNPKEIKIQSNITTRPDIKQSYWMVYGRKTDALIRFLEAEDFSATIIFVRTKNATLEVSEALERNGYNSAALNGDMNQALREQTLERLKNGRLDILIATDVAARGLDVDRISFVINYDIPMDSESYVHRIGRTGRAGRAGRALLFVENRERRLLRNIERTIKQTIPEVQLPKIELLCQRRLEQFAKKVQQQLESRDLDQYSALLDKLYSTDDLDIKTLAAALLKMAQGERPLIIKPDVINRSSRDSFFKDDRRREGNRNNRLRRNERRENKDTDLYRIEVGRNDGVEVRHIVGAIANEGNINSRNIGNIRLFSSYSTIELPKELSKDLLQNFTRTRILNKPINMQLLINSRSYDNKIFHRSSLNRDKNNNRRFSENSLNKSNTSKKNESKASFFRRKSI; translated from the coding sequence ATGACTCATATTGAAAGCACATTTTCTTTTCTTGGTTTAAATCCTTTTATTATTCAATCTTTAACAGAAATGGGATACGTTAAACCTTCTCCTATTCAATTATCTTGTATTCCCTTGCTTTTAGAGGGACGTGACGTATTAGGAATGGCGCAGACTGGAAGTGGTAAAACAGCTGCTTTTGCACTGCCTTTATTACATAATCTTAAAGTTAATCTAAAGGCTCCTCAAATATTAGTGTTAGCTCCTACACGAGAACTAGCAGTTCAAGTTGCTGAAGCGTTTTCAGATTTTTCTAAGCATATGATTGGAATACATGTCTTACCTTTATATGGTGGACAAAGATATGAACTTCAGCTACGTGCATTACGACAAGGACCTCAAATTGTTGTAGGTACTCCAGGACGATTGTTAGATCATTTAAAAAGAGGAACATTAGATCTTTCAAATTTACATGGATTAGTTTTAGACGAAGCAGACGAAATGTTACGTATGGGATTTATAGAAGATGTAGAAACTATTATGACAAAAATCCCAAAAGAACATCAAACTGCATTATTTTCAGCTACAATGCCTGAAGCCATACGTCGTATTTCTAAACGTTTTATGAAAAATCCAAAAGAAATTAAGATACAATCTAACATTACTACACGTCCTGATATTAAACAAAGTTATTGGATGGTATACGGTCGTAAAACTGATGCATTAATTCGTTTTTTAGAAGCAGAAGATTTTTCTGCTACAATTATTTTTGTTAGAACAAAAAATGCAACTTTAGAAGTCTCAGAAGCATTAGAACGAAATGGATATAATAGTGCCGCGTTAAATGGAGATATGAATCAGGCATTAAGAGAACAAACTTTAGAACGATTAAAAAATGGTAGATTAGATATTTTAATTGCCACTGACGTCGCTGCACGTGGTTTAGATGTTGATCGTATTAGTTTTGTTATTAATTATGACATTCCAATGGATTCAGAGTCTTATGTGCATCGTATAGGTCGAACTGGTCGTGCAGGTCGTGCAGGTCGTGCATTACTTTTTGTTGAAAATAGAGAACGTCGTTTATTGCGTAATATAGAACGTACTATAAAACAAACTATTCCAGAAGTTCAATTGCCAAAAATAGAATTGTTATGTCAAAGACGTTTAGAACAATTTGCAAAAAAAGTACAGCAGCAGTTAGAAAGTAGAGATTTAGATCAATACAGTGCGTTATTAGATAAATTATATTCTACAGATGATTTAGATATAAAGACTTTAGCTGCTGCTCTTTTAAAAATGGCTCAAGGTGAACGACCTTTAATTATAAAACCAGACGTAATAAATCGTTCATCTCGTGATTCATTTTTCAAAGATGATCGTCGACGAGAAGGTAATCGAAACAATCGATTACGTCGCAATGAACGTCGTGAAAATAAGGATACAGATTTATATCGTATTGAAGTAGGTCGTAATGATGGAGTAGAAGTTCGTCATATCGTTGGAGCTATTGCTAACGAAGGGAATATTAATAGTCGTAATATTGGTAATATTCGATTGTTTTCTTCTTATTCTACAATTGAATTGCCTAAAGAACTTTCGAAAGATTTATTACAAAATTTTACTCGTACTAGAATTTTAAACAAACCAATTAATATGCAATTATTAATAAATTCTAGATCATATGATAATAAAATATTTCATCGTTCTTCATTAAATAGAGATAAAAATAATAATCGTCGTTTTTCTGAAAATAGTTTGAATAAATCTAATACCTCTAAAAAAAATGAATCTAAAGCTTCTTTTTTTCGTCGTAAAAGTATTTAA